The Desmonostoc muscorum LEGE 12446 genome includes a region encoding these proteins:
- a CDS encoding FAD-binding oxidoreductase translates to MSLTEEILSQLPGDVLAGLRQSDRILTSLRENNAPIPTLVTESQQPLGVADWDVLICGGTLGILIGSALAVKGLRVALMERGILRGREQEWNISRKELDVFVQLNLLSQEELETAIATQYNPARVGFDGGTEVWVEDVLNIGVDPVYLLATLKTRFLRDGGKLLENTPFSEAVVHPDGVMVNNQFKTRLLIDAMGHFSPITQQARQGKKPDALCLVVGTCAQGFPENNSGDLLLSFTSLQNQCQYFWEAFPARDGRTTYLFTYMDAHPQRLSLTAFFEEYLRLLPQYQGVELSQLKFQRALFGFFPSYRQSPLKTPWNRILPVGDSSGSQSPLSFGGFGAMVRHLKRLTYGIDEALQTEQLSAKALSLLQPYQPSLTVTWLFQKAMSVGVNQKIPPDQINQLLSAVFEEMQQLGTPVLKPFLQDIVQFWALTQTLLKTNFSHPKLVIKIIPQLGLVSLLDWMVHYSNLGVYTALFSLSPMLETWMKNQSSEQQYYWHRLIDAWKYGSGGDYSDET, encoded by the coding sequence ATGTCTTTAACCGAAGAAATTCTTTCCCAACTACCAGGTGATGTTTTAGCAGGGTTGCGTCAAAGCGATCGCATCTTAACATCACTGAGAGAAAACAATGCACCTATACCAACATTAGTTACAGAAAGTCAGCAGCCTTTGGGTGTTGCAGACTGGGATGTGCTTATCTGCGGTGGCACCTTGGGCATTTTAATTGGTTCGGCTTTAGCTGTGAAGGGGTTGCGAGTGGCGTTGATGGAACGGGGAATTCTCCGGGGCAGGGAACAAGAGTGGAATATTTCTCGTAAAGAGTTAGATGTGTTTGTCCAATTGAACTTATTGAGTCAGGAAGAATTAGAAACTGCGATCGCCACTCAATATAACCCAGCACGAGTCGGCTTTGATGGTGGTACAGAAGTTTGGGTAGAGGATGTTTTGAATATCGGTGTAGATCCTGTATATTTACTGGCTACATTAAAAACGCGATTTCTCCGTGATGGTGGAAAGTTGTTAGAAAACACACCTTTTAGTGAAGCAGTAGTGCATCCAGATGGGGTGATGGTAAATAACCAATTCAAAACTAGGTTGTTAATCGACGCAATGGGACATTTTTCTCCCATCACGCAACAAGCACGTCAAGGAAAAAAACCAGATGCACTTTGCTTAGTGGTAGGAACTTGCGCCCAAGGTTTTCCGGAAAATAACTCAGGCGATTTGTTGTTATCATTTACATCTTTGCAGAACCAATGTCAGTACTTCTGGGAAGCCTTCCCAGCTAGAGACGGTAGAACCACTTACTTGTTCACTTACATGGATGCACATCCCCAACGCTTAAGTTTGACAGCTTTCTTTGAGGAATATCTGCGTCTTTTACCACAATATCAAGGTGTGGAATTGAGTCAGCTGAAATTTCAACGGGCGTTGTTTGGCTTCTTTCCTAGCTATCGCCAAAGTCCGCTGAAAACTCCTTGGAATCGCATTCTACCAGTGGGAGATAGCAGCGGTAGTCAATCTCCCTTGAGTTTTGGTGGTTTTGGTGCGATGGTGCGTCACCTGAAGCGTTTAACTTATGGCATTGACGAAGCGCTGCAAACTGAACAATTATCTGCAAAAGCGCTGTCACTGCTGCAACCGTATCAGCCAAGTTTGACTGTTACTTGGTTATTTCAAAAAGCGATGAGTGTTGGTGTAAATCAGAAAATTCCCCCAGATCAAATTAACCAACTACTTTCAGCAGTATTTGAAGAAATGCAACAGTTAGGTACACCAGTGCTAAAACCATTTTTGCAAGATATAGTACAATTTTGGGCGCTGACGCAAACACTCTTAAAAACCAATTTCTCTCATCCAAAATTAGTGATCAAAATAATTCCGCAACTAGGCTTGGTAAGTTTGTTAGATTGGATGGTGCATTACAGTAATTTAGGTGTTTATACTGCCTTGTTTTCCTTAAGTCCAATGTTAGAAACATGGATGAAGAATCAATCAAGCGAACAACAATATTATTGGCATCGTTTGATTGATGCTTGGAAGTACGGCTCTGGTGGTGACTACTCAGATGAAACTTAG
- a CDS encoding TetR/AcrR family transcriptional regulator, protein MPKIVDHEQYRKELLEKCFDLFAEKGYGSITMRQIAERLGVSTGTLYHYFPSKQSLFEQLAQEICEQDVSAALAELEGAQTLQEAMEALGRYLVKNQDYFIKWTYIWIDFCQNQDFNIIQKNIVFKHTTKQYQQAAYDFLGVQDPVLASFVLSFVNGLILEKLWGDETIDFIEQCALLGKMLTAYLSQI, encoded by the coding sequence ATGCCTAAAATCGTTGACCATGAGCAGTATCGTAAAGAATTGCTCGAAAAGTGCTTTGATTTATTTGCCGAAAAAGGTTATGGTTCGATTACTATGCGCCAAATTGCTGAAAGATTAGGGGTTTCCACGGGAACGTTGTACCACTATTTCCCTAGCAAACAAAGTTTGTTTGAGCAACTAGCCCAAGAAATATGTGAGCAAGATGTAAGTGCAGCTTTAGCTGAATTGGAAGGAGCGCAAACGCTGCAAGAGGCAATGGAAGCACTAGGAAGATATCTAGTGAAAAATCAGGATTATTTTATTAAATGGACTTATATTTGGATTGATTTTTGTCAAAATCAAGATTTTAATATTATTCAAAAAAATATTGTTTTTAAACATACTACTAAGCAGTATCAGCAGGCTGCTTATGATTTTTTAGGTGTTCAAGATCCAGTGCTAGCTTCCTTTGTATTGAGCTTTGTCAATGGTTTAATTTTGGAGAAGTTATGGGGGGATGAAACAATTGATTTTATTGAACAATGTGCGTTGTTAGGGAAAATGCTGACGGCATATTTGAGCCAAATTTAA
- the devC gene encoding ABC transporter permease DevC, translating to MFSKRFRKTPLAWRQLMKEKTRLAVAVAGITFADLLMFIQLGFESALFDAAIKPHRNLQADLVLINPQFQTLFSVKNFSRERLYQALGYDGVQSVNSVYIGSAQWRNLETRLDRTILVWGIDPTQSVFKSAEIKQNQHHLKQLYQVLFDQAGRPEYGKVADIFNQTGSFQTELNDKFVSVKGLFTDGASFAADGNVITSDSTFGQIFPDSKPDRITVGLITLKQGADAQKVQSQLAAGLPKDVKVLTPEEFAQIERKYWEAGTAIGFIFGLGTGVGFIVGIVIVYQILYSDVSDHLPEYATLKAMGYTDGYLLGVLFQEALFLAVLGFIPGLILSFGLYQLAYTATMLPIFMKLERAITVWILTAIMCTFSGAIAMRKLRSADPADVF from the coding sequence ATGTTTTCCAAAAGGTTTCGTAAAACGCCCCTAGCATGGCGGCAGTTAATGAAAGAAAAAACCCGTCTGGCTGTTGCAGTCGCCGGTATTACTTTTGCTGATTTACTGATGTTTATTCAGTTGGGATTTGAAAGTGCGCTTTTTGATGCAGCCATCAAACCCCATCGGAATTTACAGGCAGATTTAGTTTTGATTAATCCCCAATTTCAAACTCTGTTCTCAGTGAAAAATTTTTCCAGAGAGCGATTGTACCAAGCATTGGGTTATGACGGTGTTCAGTCAGTGAATTCTGTCTACATCGGCAGCGCCCAGTGGCGAAATCTGGAAACACGTCTCGATCGCACTATTTTAGTTTGGGGTATCGATCCCACACAATCCGTATTCAAATCTGCCGAAATCAAACAAAATCAGCACCACCTCAAACAGCTCTATCAAGTTCTGTTCGACCAAGCGGGGCGTCCGGAATACGGAAAAGTTGCCGATATTTTTAATCAAACAGGTAGCTTTCAGACAGAACTGAATGATAAATTTGTCTCCGTTAAAGGCTTGTTTACTGATGGTGCCTCCTTTGCTGCCGATGGTAATGTCATTACCAGTGACTCCACCTTTGGGCAAATATTCCCAGATAGTAAACCCGATCGCATCACAGTTGGATTAATCACTCTTAAACAGGGTGCTGATGCCCAAAAAGTGCAATCGCAACTTGCCGCAGGGCTACCCAAAGATGTCAAAGTCCTGACTCCAGAAGAGTTTGCCCAAATCGAAAGAAAATACTGGGAAGCCGGTACTGCCATTGGTTTCATTTTCGGTTTAGGTACAGGAGTCGGATTCATTGTTGGTATTGTTATTGTCTACCAAATCCTTTACTCAGATGTTTCTGACCATCTGCCAGAATACGCCACACTCAAAGCAATGGGATACACCGACGGCTATCTTTTGGGAGTTTTATTTCAAGAAGCATTGTTTTTAGCCGTCTTGGGTTTCATCCCCGGATTAATCCTTTCTTTTGGGTTGTATCAACTTGCCTACACTGCGACGATGCTACCTATTTTTATGAAGCTCGAACGAGCGATCACCGTCTGGATTTTGACTGCAATCATGTGTACTTTCTCTGGGGCGATCGCTATGCGAAAGCTACGATCTGCTGATCCTGCTGATGTGTTTTAG
- a CDS encoding histidine phosphatase family protein: protein MTRVIIVRHGQSGYNTERRIQGRTDASTLTEKGRNDASKAGKALSNILFNAIYSSPLQRAKHTADIIHSELASRAEQSAVVQASDLLLEIDLPLWEGMLTAEVKQELAEDYRTWHERPHELRMLLNEAEGTREHFPVLALYEQARQFWQEILSQHQGETILIVGHNGINRALISTALGIPPSRYHSIQQSNCGISVLNFAGGLGEPVQLESLNQTQHTGETLPSLRPEHQGVRLLLVRHGETEWNRQTRFQGQIDVPLNDNGRQQSQKAGEFLQKIAIDYAVSSPMLRPKETAEIILKQHPSLKLELQNGLREISHGLWEGKLETEIEQEFPGELQRWRLVPAQVQMPEGENLQQVWERSVAAWESIVQTALTNQLKTVLVVAHDATNKTLLCHILGLPLENFWNFRQGNGAVSVIDYPCGLNGLPVLQAMNITTHFGGGVLDKTAAGAL, encoded by the coding sequence ATGACTCGTGTCATCATAGTGCGCCACGGTCAAAGCGGTTATAATACCGAGCGGCGTATTCAAGGGCGCACTGATGCGTCAACATTAACCGAAAAAGGTCGTAACGATGCCAGTAAAGCAGGCAAAGCCCTCAGCAATATTTTATTTAATGCGATTTACAGCAGTCCCCTGCAACGAGCAAAACACACAGCAGATATTATCCATAGTGAGTTAGCTTCTCGTGCTGAACAGTCTGCCGTAGTGCAAGCTTCTGATTTGCTGCTGGAAATTGACCTGCCTTTATGGGAAGGAATGCTGACAGCCGAAGTCAAGCAGGAGTTAGCCGAAGATTACCGGACTTGGCACGAACGCCCCCACGAACTGCGGATGCTGCTCAATGAAGCAGAGGGAACAAGAGAACATTTTCCGGTTCTGGCTTTATACGAACAAGCGCGACAGTTCTGGCAAGAAATTTTGTCCCAGCATCAAGGCGAAACCATTCTCATTGTGGGACATAACGGTATTAATCGCGCCTTGATCAGCACAGCATTAGGAATTCCCCCAAGTCGTTACCATTCAATACAGCAATCTAACTGTGGTATCAGCGTCCTAAATTTTGCTGGGGGTTTGGGGGAACCAGTGCAACTAGAGTCTTTGAACCAGACGCAACATACCGGAGAAACTCTACCCTCCTTGCGGCCAGAACATCAAGGAGTACGGTTGCTGCTAGTGCGTCATGGGGAAACAGAGTGGAATCGCCAAACCAGGTTTCAAGGGCAAATTGATGTCCCACTTAACGACAACGGTAGACAACAGTCGCAAAAAGCAGGTGAATTTCTCCAAAAAATAGCGATCGATTATGCTGTTAGTAGCCCAATGCTACGTCCTAAAGAAACAGCAGAAATTATCTTAAAACAGCATCCTAGCCTGAAGCTGGAATTACAAAATGGTTTAAGAGAAATCAGCCACGGACTTTGGGAAGGAAAATTAGAAACAGAAATAGAGCAAGAATTTCCAGGAGAGTTACAGCGGTGGCGATTAGTCCCAGCCCAAGTTCAAATGCCTGAAGGGGAAAATTTGCAACAGGTATGGGAACGTAGCGTTGCAGCTTGGGAATCAATTGTGCAAACAGCATTAACTAATCAACTGAAAACTGTTTTAGTCGTAGCCCACGATGCTACGAATAAAACTTTGCTTTGTCACATTCTTGGTTTACCACTAGAAAATTTCTGGAATTTTCGTCAGGGAAATGGTGCTGTTAGTGTTATTGATTATCCTTGTGGACTAAATGGTTTACCAGTACTACAAGCAATGAACATCACCACTCACTTCGGTGGAGGCGTATTAGATAAAACAGCAGCCGGGGCGTTGTAG
- a CDS encoding dihydroorotase: MIELLQQVRVIDPVSQTDELFDVLIADGYIQAVASCISDISSDTQIRNCRGLVLGSGLVDLYSHSGEPGFEERETLVSVLQAAAAGGFTRVSILPDTSPAIDNPALVAQLHNKGSEMRRMREMREKEKTNLSPPASPAPPLPLLSIWGAITLDVAGKQMTELADLASAGVVGFTDGKPLENLALVQRVLEYLQPLGKPIAFWPCDRQLAANGVIREGAQALRLGLPPVPTSAETSAIAAMLELVAAIGTPVHIMRVSTARSVELIASAKAAGLPITASTTWMHLLIDTKAIKSYNTSLHLDPPLGNARDVAALRAGVREGVIDAIAIDHAPYSYEEKVQAFAEAPAGAIGFELALPLLWQYLVETGEFTALELWRALSSNPAKCLGQKINAISPHQSAELTLFDPQQTWKVERKNLHTLSQNTPWLGQQLQGRVLQTWC; encoded by the coding sequence ATGATTGAACTGCTGCAACAAGTACGGGTAATTGACCCAGTTTCCCAAACCGATGAACTATTTGATGTGCTGATTGCTGATGGTTACATTCAAGCAGTGGCTTCGTGCATTTCTGATATCAGTTCTGATACTCAAATCAGAAATTGTCGGGGATTAGTTCTTGGTTCTGGGTTAGTGGATTTATACAGCCACTCCGGCGAACCAGGCTTTGAAGAACGGGAAACTCTCGTGTCTGTTTTGCAAGCTGCTGCTGCTGGCGGCTTTACTAGAGTTAGTATATTACCCGATACATCTCCAGCCATTGATAATCCTGCGCTTGTGGCGCAGTTGCACAATAAAGGTAGCGAGATGAGGAGGATGAGGGAGATGAGGGAGAAAGAGAAAACTAATTTGTCTCCCCCTGCTTCCCCTGCCCCTCCTCTCCCCCTGCTTTCTATCTGGGGTGCTATCACCCTAGATGTTGCTGGGAAGCAAATGACGGAATTGGCAGATTTAGCATCCGCTGGGGTTGTTGGTTTTACAGATGGTAAGCCTTTGGAAAATTTAGCGCTGGTGCAGCGGGTATTAGAGTATCTCCAGCCGTTGGGTAAACCAATTGCATTTTGGCCTTGCGATCGCCAATTAGCTGCAAATGGTGTAATAAGAGAAGGTGCCCAAGCACTTCGTTTAGGTTTACCGCCAGTACCCACCAGCGCAGAAACAAGTGCCATCGCCGCAATGCTTGAATTAGTTGCAGCCATAGGCACACCAGTACATATCATGCGTGTCTCCACAGCCCGCAGCGTCGAACTGATAGCTTCAGCCAAGGCTGCTGGTTTACCCATCACCGCCAGCACTACTTGGATGCATCTTTTAATTGACACAAAAGCAATCAAGAGTTATAATACCAGCCTACATTTAGACCCGCCTTTAGGCAACGCCAGAGATGTAGCGGCGTTGCGTGCGGGGGTGCGTGAAGGGGTTATAGATGCGATCGCGATCGATCATGCACCCTACAGCTACGAAGAAAAAGTCCAGGCTTTTGCCGAAGCCCCAGCCGGAGCAATTGGTTTCGAGTTAGCATTGCCTTTGCTATGGCAATATCTCGTTGAAACTGGGGAATTTACAGCTTTAGAATTATGGCGTGCATTGAGTAGTAATCCCGCCAAGTGTTTGGGGCAGAAAATAAATGCAATTAGCCCTCATCAATCAGCAGAACTAACTTTATTTGACCCCCAGCAAACCTGGAAAGTTGAAAGGAAAAATCTGCATACACTTTCACAAAATACACCTTGGTTAGGACAACAATTGCAAGGTCGTGTCCTGCAAACTTGGTGTTAG
- a CDS encoding DevA family ABC transporter ATP-binding protein, with product MLQKSLPLTSNSIFSASEPVISVSNLNHYFGEGALRKQVLFDINLDINAGEIVIMTGPSGSGKTTLLTLMGGLRSAQDGSLKILGEEIRDAKKQHLTKLRRHIGYIFQAHNLMTFLTAKENVRMSLELHDDFLNQDIDAKAIAILETVGLGERVDYYPEKLSGGQKQRVAIARALVSHPKIVLADEPTAALDKKSGRDVVEIMQKLAKEQGCTILLVTHDNRILDIADRIIYMEDGQLKTDGIDATTTVK from the coding sequence ATGTTGCAAAAATCTTTACCACTAACTTCCAATTCGATATTTTCTGCTTCAGAACCCGTGATTTCTGTGAGTAACCTCAACCATTATTTTGGTGAAGGTGCCCTTCGCAAACAAGTGTTATTTGATATTAATTTGGACATTAACGCTGGGGAAATCGTGATTATGACTGGCCCCTCAGGATCGGGAAAAACCACTCTATTGACGCTCATGGGTGGATTGCGTTCTGCCCAAGATGGTAGTCTCAAAATCTTAGGAGAGGAAATCCGCGACGCCAAAAAGCAGCACTTAACGAAGCTTCGCCGCCACATTGGTTATATTTTCCAGGCGCATAATTTGATGACTTTTTTGACAGCTAAAGAAAATGTACGAATGTCTCTGGAATTGCATGACGATTTTCTGAATCAGGATATCGATGCTAAAGCGATCGCCATTTTGGAAACTGTCGGTTTAGGAGAGCGGGTAGATTACTATCCAGAGAAACTATCTGGAGGGCAAAAACAACGTGTGGCGATCGCTCGTGCTTTAGTCAGCCATCCTAAGATTGTTTTAGCAGATGAACCCACTGCTGCACTCGACAAAAAATCTGGGCGTGATGTCGTCGAAATAATGCAGAAGCTAGCCAAAGAACAAGGCTGTACGATTTTGCTTGTTACCCATGACAACCGCATCCTTGATATTGCCGATCGCATCATTTATATGGAAGATGGTCAGCTGAAAACCGATGGCATAGATGCCACTACAACAGTCAAATAA
- a CDS encoding ABC exporter membrane fusion protein, with product MKTKEMVEKVSSKATNKGLIALVIAATAITGGIVFYGISQFGQVNQTASSQPVETTPDSQKVTALGRLEPEAEVISLFAPLALDGDRVAQILVKEGDRTKAGQVVAILDARDRLQTAVLQAQKQVKVAQAKLAQVEAGAKAGEIKAQQASVERLEAQSAGDITAQQEAIARIEAQWEGDKIAQEATIKKLEAELKNAEAEYQRYQQLFSQGAVSNSLYDTKGLTVETAKQQLDEAKAVLNRINTTASKQLAEAKAALARTNATGNKQVSEAKATLTSIAEVRPVDIAAAKTEVENAIATLKHAETELAGAYIKAPMAGQIIKIHTRVGEKISDSGIAELASNDQMMAVAEVYQTDIAKVKLGQQAVITSQAFVTEVRGTVTQIGRQVIRQNVFSNQPGENLDRRVIEVKIRLNPEDSKRVAGFTNLQVQTAIEI from the coding sequence ATGAAAACAAAAGAAATGGTTGAAAAGGTATCATCCAAAGCCACCAATAAAGGATTAATTGCATTAGTAATTGCGGCTACTGCGATTACAGGTGGAATTGTTTTTTATGGAATTTCTCAGTTTGGACAGGTTAATCAAACTGCGTCATCCCAGCCAGTAGAAACTACACCCGACAGTCAAAAAGTGACTGCGTTAGGACGACTAGAACCGGAAGCAGAGGTAATTAGTTTGTTTGCGCCTTTGGCATTGGATGGCGATCGCGTTGCCCAAATTTTAGTCAAAGAAGGCGATCGCACCAAAGCCGGACAAGTGGTAGCAATTTTAGATGCCCGCGATCGCTTGCAAACAGCTGTACTCCAAGCGCAAAAACAAGTCAAAGTCGCCCAAGCTAAACTTGCTCAAGTGGAAGCTGGAGCCAAAGCAGGAGAAATCAAAGCCCAACAGGCAAGCGTTGAACGCCTAGAAGCCCAGTCCGCAGGAGATATAACAGCACAACAGGAAGCGATCGCCCGGATAGAAGCACAGTGGGAAGGCGACAAAATCGCCCAAGAAGCAACCATTAAGAAACTAGAGGCAGAACTGAAAAATGCCGAAGCTGAATATCAACGCTATCAGCAGCTATTTTCCCAAGGAGCAGTTTCTAATTCTTTGTATGACACTAAAGGCTTGACTGTAGAAACTGCCAAACAGCAACTAGACGAAGCCAAAGCAGTACTCAACCGAATTAACACCACCGCTAGCAAGCAACTCGCCGAAGCCAAAGCAGCACTCGCCCGCACCAACGCCACCGGTAACAAACAAGTCAGCGAAGCCAAAGCCACACTCACCAGTATTGCAGAAGTCCGACCTGTAGATATCGCTGCTGCCAAGACAGAAGTTGAAAATGCGATCGCCACACTCAAACATGCCGAAACCGAGTTAGCGGGAGCTTATATCAAAGCACCGATGGCAGGACAGATTATCAAAATTCATACGCGAGTTGGAGAAAAAATTAGTGATTCTGGCATTGCAGAGTTAGCGTCAAACGACCAAATGATGGCAGTCGCAGAAGTTTATCAAACTGACATCGCTAAAGTGAAACTAGGACAACAGGCAGTGATTACCAGTCAGGCATTTGTCACAGAAGTACGAGGAACCGTTACCCAAATTGGCCGCCAAGTCATTAGACAAAACGTTTTTAGCAACCAGCCTGGTGAAAACCTTGATCGCCGAGTTATTGAAGTGAAAATTCGCCTCAATCCTGAAGACAGCAAGCGAGTTGCAGGTTTCACCAACTTACAGGTACAGACAGCAATTGAAATATAG
- a CDS encoding actin-binding WH2 domain-containing protein codes for MLEKQSRGVKQFSVLVNLLRDRQSFLEEIRLGIRLENKISSLFVSSSICFAIYGAIIGASHGWAQALSSAIKLPAFYLLTLIICFPTLFFFNVLFGSRSSIQQHFVVLLTSVSVISVLLFSFAPVTLFFLITTPDSYQFFKLLNVLIFGITGIFGVKFLYEGIQLLSQQDEVGKTTRTTILRFWLLLYAFVGMQLGWFFRPFFGAPDSKFELFRAVKGNFYLDLVAAISEILGFR; via the coding sequence ATGTTGGAAAAACAATCTCGCGGCGTTAAACAATTTAGTGTTTTGGTGAATTTACTACGCGATCGCCAGAGCTTTTTAGAAGAAATTCGTCTGGGAATAAGATTAGAAAATAAAATCAGTTCTTTGTTTGTATCTAGCTCCATTTGCTTTGCTATCTATGGAGCAATTATCGGTGCATCCCACGGTTGGGCACAAGCATTATCCAGTGCTATCAAACTCCCCGCATTTTATTTATTAACACTGATAATTTGTTTTCCAACTTTGTTCTTTTTTAATGTTTTGTTTGGTTCTCGGAGTAGTATTCAACAGCATTTTGTTGTCTTGCTCACATCTGTGTCAGTGATTAGTGTCCTTTTATTCAGCTTCGCACCAGTTACACTATTTTTTCTGATCACCACCCCAGATTCTTATCAATTTTTCAAACTGTTGAATGTATTAATATTTGGAATCACAGGCATCTTTGGCGTTAAATTTCTTTATGAAGGAATACAATTACTTTCTCAACAAGATGAAGTAGGCAAAACAACCCGCACCACTATTTTAAGATTTTGGTTATTGCTTTATGCCTTTGTTGGTATGCAATTAGGATGGTTTTTCAGACCGTTTTTTGGTGCCCCTGATTCTAAATTTGAGTTATTTCGAGCCGTGAAAGGGAACTTTTATCTTGATCTAGTAGCCGCGATTTCGGAAATTTTAGGCTTCCGTTAA
- a CDS encoding DUF2834 domain-containing protein translates to MLKVIYLLLCILGFVLPYSQFVPFVLEHGLDIKLFFEQLFANKISGFFGMDLIVSSLVFWTFVFTEGTRLKMQNLWVYIACNLLVGVSLGLPLFLLMRQRQIEQQDDIVAY, encoded by the coding sequence ATGCTGAAAGTTATATACCTTCTGCTTTGTATCCTTGGTTTCGTTCTACCTTACTCCCAATTTGTTCCATTTGTCTTAGAGCATGGTCTTGATATAAAGCTGTTTTTTGAACAACTCTTTGCTAACAAAATTTCCGGATTTTTTGGCATGGATCTTATTGTTTCATCCCTAGTATTTTGGACATTTGTATTTACGGAAGGTACACGCCTGAAAATGCAAAATCTCTGGGTTTATATTGCTTGTAATCTTTTAGTTGGTGTTTCCTTAGGTCTTCCCTTATTTCTGTTAATGCGACAGCGCCAGATTGAACAGCAAGATGACATAGTGGCTTATTAA
- a CDS encoding DUF4915 domain-containing protein, translating to MNQNPVTATNSLEINASGEFAPWLLEQNLSLAFSTYQAGKLFFIRLQLSGKLSVFERTFERCMGLYASGSTLYMSSLYQLWRFALKTSYNRDKFTTTMMPFTCPR from the coding sequence ATGAATCAAAATCCTGTGACTGCAACTAATAGCTTAGAAATCAATGCCTCAGGGGAGTTCGCGCCCTGGCTGTTGGAGCAGAATCTCAGTCTAGCTTTCAGCACTTATCAAGCAGGTAAATTATTTTTCATCCGCTTACAACTGAGCGGCAAACTATCTGTATTCGAGCGCACCTTTGAACGCTGCATGGGTTTGTATGCCAGTGGCAGCACTTTGTATATGAGTTCCCTTTATCAACTGTGGCGCTTTGCTTTGAAAACATCCTATAACCGGGACAAGTTCACGACAACTATGATGCCGTTTACTTGCCCCAGATGA
- a CDS encoding actin-binding WH2 domain-containing protein, which produces MIERKSLGIKYFAVLIGFLRDRQGFLEEVRQGTRLPNKIISLLVCSSLFLAIYGGIIGAYHSWMQALSSAIKLPALYLITLLICIPTLYFANVIFGSKRTFAQHLALVLTAVSVTSVLLFSFAPITLFFLITTNNYQFLILLNVFIFGLTGFIGISSLYQATSLVLEQDNEGSKTRQKILQFWLFLYAFVGSQLGWTLRPFFGTPGSAFELFREREGNFYLSVIKSISYLLGIR; this is translated from the coding sequence ATGATTGAACGGAAATCTTTAGGAATCAAATACTTTGCAGTACTGATTGGTTTCCTGCGCGATCGCCAAGGATTTTTAGAGGAAGTTCGTCAAGGTACAAGATTACCAAATAAAATCATTTCTCTACTAGTTTGTAGTTCCTTATTCCTCGCAATTTATGGCGGAATCATTGGTGCATACCATAGCTGGATGCAAGCTTTGTCTTCCGCCATTAAACTCCCAGCCCTTTATTTAATCACACTGCTGATTTGTATCCCGACGTTGTATTTTGCTAACGTCATTTTTGGTTCAAAGCGAACTTTTGCACAGCATTTAGCATTAGTATTAACTGCGGTTTCAGTGACTAGTGTACTTTTATTTAGCTTTGCACCAATTACCCTATTTTTCTTAATTACCACCAATAATTACCAATTTTTAATTCTCTTAAATGTCTTTATTTTTGGACTGACTGGATTTATTGGTATTTCGTCGTTATATCAAGCCACAAGTTTAGTTTTAGAACAAGATAACGAAGGTAGCAAGACACGCCAAAAGATTTTACAATTTTGGCTATTTCTTTACGCCTTCGTAGGCAGTCAGTTAGGATGGACTCTCAGACCATTTTTTGGCACACCTGGTTCTGCCTTTGAACTCTTCCGTGAAAGAGAAGGTAATTTTTATCTGAGCGTCATAAAATCTATTAGCTATCTCTTGGGAATTCGTTAG